The genomic region CACCCCTGCAATAATCTCTGGCTCAGTTTAACTCATTCAGATTCTCTAGCACCTCTTCTCCTCAGGagcacaggagcacaggagcacagggaatgtTGTTGGCAGTTCATAAAAAGTTGTCTCcttcatttttctcctgctccagcatggctCCCTCCCATGGCCTGCAGTCCTTCAGGACTTCTCTTTTCCCAGAGGAGCCACAAGGGTCGCTGATGAGATGAGCAACGTCTGGTGTTGGGACCATTAGAGTGCCTGGAATTGGCTTTTCCCAGCATGGGACAGCCTTGACCTCACCTGGTTGAGACCCCACAggcccccagctgcagctcctggcccaggCACCCTGTACATCTGCCTGTGGGTCACTGTGAGATGAAGCTGTGGCTTCATTCCACGCTGCACCTTGCACAAAACCCACCTTCCTGGGGCTGTAACTGAGCCAGAGTGCACTGGGAAAAGCCAATCTCATCTCCAGGTCAGAGCAGTCCCACAGAGCAGGCAATCCTGTCCTTGCAGGCAGTGAGGCACAGAGGACACGCAGGGCTGGAGTGGGAAGGGGGCTCTGCAccccctgagctccccaggGCCGTTCCTGCCTCGCTCTTTGTGGCTCAGTGACCACCTCTGGTGAGTGACAGGGCTCAGCGTGTTCACACTGAGCTATTAGCCACTGCCAGGCACTGATACAGCCCATAATATATGCCACAGCACAGGGCCACAGCAGAAGGAAGGATATACCAAAATTGAGATAAAGCTGTTGTTTCATTCAGTCAATTCAATCAGTGAAAACTAAAATGTTTGAGCCAGGTTTGCAGCATGATTATTGTCCTTTTGCATCCAGCACCTGTACAAGGTCTAAATGACTTTGCTACGTACAATAATTTAATTCTAAGAGCTGTTTTaattaaatgcaaataaaaattcatttgCCTCCTACTAACATTAGTTTAAAGAGTTTGAAATGTATATTCCTAACATCTAGGCTGAACTTCTCTCCAATCTACTCTGCCTGGAGAGTTGCAATGAACATTAATTGAAATTGTTTTCTCTAAAGATATTTTGCATGAGCTCCAGCATTTGTAACAGTTTCTACCTCATGCAAAGCTTGCACTTCACACAAGAGAGAATCCTAAGCAGTGTCTTTTCCAGCTTGGGATTGCTGAGAATGAGAATAAGGGAATGAACACCTGGATAAGCATGTTGAATTGAGAAACTTAGAAATAGCACATGACTTTGGTAATCCATTGAATAAACTAGAGTCAAGATCAGAAACATAAAGTTGATGCTGTACATTATGAAGAAGGAGAGAATAGATTTCATGGCTCTGATGTGGGCATCCATGCTGAGGCTGTTCATGGAGTTTGTCTGCATCTTGCACTTGTGTCtccagagagaaaagagaaggaaaacagcagcaaagatGACCACCAGGAATGAAGCAGCAAGTACAAAACCAGTGAGAAAATAAAGATGGAAAAAACGTTCCTCTATATCAATTGTTGCTTTCCAAAGTTCTTCTGGGCAGGTGAAATTGAGGTTTTTACAGATAGCTTTATCAATAGTGTTGTAGACAAGAATTCCAATAATCAGGGAGAACATCAATGACCCCAACAAGAGCCAGGGCACCATCCTGTCAATTTTTACTTTCAGGTAGATGAAGAAGCTGTTCCTGAAATTGGCAATTTTTATACAATAAAAACCACAAAGACAGGCAGAAACCCACAAGTTAGAACAATTACAAAAGCTGTAAGAACCTTGAAGTAGTGGAAATATGGGATGAACTTGAAGGTAATAGGGAAAAATTTCTGAGACAAAGACATGTAACCATGAGAAACACAAATACCAAAACCTGgagcatcccagcagcagcaagatCTTCTCATTAGAGTTCAAGGTTTTCTTTTTGACCAAGGCAATGCAAAGCAAACAAATGATGAAAGCATTTATCCACATGCCAGGAAATGCCTCCACGGTGATGATGGCCAAAGCCATGGGCCCATACACAGTGATATTGAATTGCTGTGGAGGGTAACAAGCTCCCATGGTGcgagctggggagcagagctgtgctggccaagggggctgtggcagcagagcctgagGCAGGTCAGTGGCTGCTGTTGGTGGAGTGTCAGGGGTGGCAAGAGGAGCTTTatagagctgctgctgctgctgggggggattttggtgccgctgctgtgggcagcagggcaggtgcagggatgTAAATGTGCTGGGTATCCTCTTACCCGGGGCCACTCTTGACTATTTGAATGTTGGTTTGGGGGAGCTGTGATGGGTGTCACAAACAGCGGAGATGTTTTTCTGCGGTGGAGAGTGTTGTGATATTGATACTGATCCCTGTTTGATCAGTGTCAGGCTTCAGGATCTGGGTTCTTCTGTCCCTTTTTTGCTTATGATAATCATGCAGAGCCCTGGATGTGCTCAGCAGGTCAGGGGACTCAGTGTCCTTTTTAGTTTGAGAGTCTGTGTGCTGCAACATTCAGCCAGATGCTGGAGAAGTGGGGTTTATTTTGATGCTTCACAGGCATCGAAATCCATGTTTGTTTTTCCAATGGCATTGCCTTAAGCATAAAGTGATGAGCCCCAGAGTGGGCCAGGTGATGGGAGCAAGAAATCAAAGCTGGATTTTTTTACAAGTTAAATTTGGGACATATGACATAAATTGGTAAAAATCAGACAagtccctgtgccagggttcCCATCTCATCTGCTTGGGAAAGTGAAGGCTTTCAAAGATGGCACCATGCTGAGTTTCCTCCACACTGCAATGCCCTAAAGCTTCCAAATGACTTTAGACCCTGAAAGCTGTGAGGTTTTTCCCAGGCAAGTTGTGTTAAGCTCTGTGGGGCATGGACTGCCCGTGCCCTTTGGGGTGGTACAGGACCTGTCCCATTTGGCCTTGCACAGCAGGACCACAGTAACCAAGGAGATCTCATCTGATGCTGTGGTGGAGGCAGGAAAAATGAAACCCCAAGCAAGAGCTCTCTGGCTACAGGAAATGAACCCCCAGCATTTTCTCTCTTCCAAATGATGGTAGCCATGTTTTCTGTGGGATATAAGAGCCAGGAATATGTTACATGAATATTCATATCACATGCTCCTAATTGCATTGATTGGCCACCATAAAGACTTGGAATGTGACCCAGAGCAGTTTTCCATCctgggccagcactgagcaGCCATTCCCATTGATTTCTGGCACCTCTCATGTGTcagcttctccaggctgggcacatcCTGCATCTGTCCCCATGGGCTGTgcagggtggctgtgctgaTGGACACCCTGttctctgcagtgccagctgagtGGGGCTGGTGCACAGGACAGGGATTCTGTGCTGGCTGTCACATTCTCAGGGGTTTCAGGGGGATGGAAGAATGGATCTGCAGTGTGGTTCACTGGGGCTGTGGTGTTTTGTGTGGTAACATGTGCAAGGTGCTGGGTTTTGCCTGCTGAGTTTTGTGGCATGTGAGGTTGTGAGGGATGGATGTTGCAATGGATGTAGGGTATGAGATGGATCTTCCAGGGCTTTCCTGTGGAAGTGGTCAGGTTTGTCATGTTAAAGGTTGAAGTgcatgagcagcagcaggggaaggagggatgTGTGGCTGTTCCTGTCCTTGCAAGGTCTTTCACAGGGGAGATGTGTCTTGCAGAGCTGCTTACAATCTGCCTCTGGACCTGAGCTGCTGGTAGAAATGACCAATTCAGGTTCTGTTTTGTATTTACTGACACTATTTCGTGTTTCACCTGCTGTGATGGGTTGCCCTCAGGGAGAAGGCAGAACTCCACTGAGGTGTTCCTTCTCTCTCGCccacaggaagaaaaggggTGAAAAACACGATGGAAATACTCAGGGTTCGAAAGAATGGCAGGGAGATCACTCACCAGTTACTGTCATGTACACAATGCATTTGACACCAGGAAAATGaatgtaatttatttaaatatagaaaattgAGCAGGATAATGAGGAAGAAATGGAAAACTTGATCACACTCCCTCCACACCCCTTTCATCTGAGGCTCAACTTCCCTTCTTcatctccagctcctccatctcctcccccacagcagcacaggggcaaGCTGAATAGGGGCTGCAGTCAGATCTTAATGAGTTGTCTCCTCCACTCCTGACTCCTCAAGCTGTTTCCCTGACTGAGAGCAAAGCCTGTTAGCTGGGTTTTTCACTGAGCCAGAGTGCACTGGGAAAAGCCAATCTCATCTCCAGGTCAGAGCAGGCCAGGAGAGCAGTCCCACAGAGCAGGCAATCCTGTCCTTGCAGGCAGTGAGGCACAGAGGACACGCAGGGCTGGAGTGGGAAGGGGGCTCTGCAccccctgagctccccaggGCCGTTCCTGCCTCGCTCTTTGTGGCTCAGTGACCACCTCTGGTGAGTGACAGGGCTCAGCTTGTTCACACTGAGCTATCAGCCACTGCCAGGCACTGATACAGCCCATAATATATCACACAGAAGGGCCAcagcagaaggaaatgtgtTCCAAAATAGAGAGAAACCTATTCATTGCAGCCATTTCATTCTGTGAATACCAAAACATTTGTGGCAGGTTGGCAGGATTGTTATTCCATTTATTTTGATGCTATTATTCCAttccattattattttttgcaGCCAGTTTGTGTTCCAGTCTTGCACATTTTTCTGTTCCATTAAGAGTATAGAAATTTGGCAGAAAATAAAGCCCTTGCTGGTCCTCAGAGAtgaaagggcctgggtgcagctCAGTTTAATTTCTGATTATGGCAAATTCAACATGTAAGTCTTGTCATGTTCAATAAGAACTTtcagattcacagaatcacaactCATGCATTTTATTGTAGAAATACAAATTTGGAATTGCCACTAATAAATACACTCACTGGACTAGCTCTAAatatatttaggaaaaaagaagaaaaacagaagagcaGTGGGTATTTCATTAAGCTCAACTTCACCACCAGGTAGGCCTATGAGCAGAATTTCACCAGGGTACAATCTGACAAAATCAAAAGAGCAAATCTTAACCAAGAGGTGTTCCCTGTTTGGGGAGGAGAGCAAAGCAATCCTGCTGTCCTGTCTGCACAGTGGGGTCATGGTCTCATCCTCTGCCAGGGAGGGTTTGAAATGCCAAATGGATACTTTTGGGAGAAATGCAGGTGAGGCTGCAGTCAAAATACCTCCTTGCTGCCATGGTGAATGCTGGTGGGCAGCCAGCTGCTGTGGAGATGAGGGATACCCAGGGTTGTGATTGCAAAGGCTGTGACTCTTGGGAAGGGGCTGAACACTTAATTAGCATCACTCCCTCTTCCActgggcccaggcagaggtAAAGGGGCTCTGCCTGATGATCCATCACCCCACCAGCAGACTCATGTCCCCATTAATCCCTTCACCACACAGGGGCTTAAGCATCGTTCCTACCATCAGGGCCAAATGACTTTGTTAATAAAAAATTTATGTCTCAAACATTTAGCTAAATCTAAATATGATAAAAAGGTATTTAGTTCACAATAATTTAGCTCAAAAGATACAAATGAAGTTTTCATAACTTGGATGTTGAAGAGTGAACATCAATATCATCTACACTGCCTGGAGAGCTGCATCAGAAATTAAATTACTTGTTTTCTACAGTTTTCAAGATTTTGCATGAACTCCAGCTGTTATCACATTCCTACTTGATGAAAAACTCACACATTCTCTCACAGGAGAGAATCTTCAGCAGTGCCTTTTCCAGCTTGGGATTACTGAAAATCAGAATAAGAGAAtgaacagctggaaaagcacacagatatatatataaaaggaGTTTCatgatattttctttcttcgTGGCATAAATTATTGTCAAGACCAAACATACAAAGTTGATGCTGTACATCACTAAGAAGGAGAGAACAGATTTCATGGCTCTGATGTGGGCATCCATGCTGAGGTCCTTCATGGAGCTTGTCTGCATCGTGCGCTTGTGCCtccagagagaaaagagaaggaaaacagcagcaaagatGACTACCAGGAATGAAGCAGCAAATACAAAACCAGAGAGTAAAAAAGTAGAGAAAAGATGTATATCCTTTCTGATAGTTACTTCCCAAAAATTTCCTTGGCAGGTGGAAGTGATGTTGTTCCTCTGGAGAGTTTCAGAGAGGTCAGCGATAAAGATGCTGATAGCCAAGGCTACAGTCTCTGACCCCAACAAGAGCCAGGGCACCATCCTGTCAATTTTTACTTTCAGGTAGATGAAGAAGCTGTTCCTGAAATTGGCAATTTTTATGCAGTAGAAACCacaaagacaggctgagacCCACAAGTTGGAATAATTAAAAAAGGTTGCCAAGGATCTAATTAGTTGACGTATGGTTTGAACTTGAAGGAAATTGGGATAAATCATAGAGAGGAAGCGGTATATCCATGTGAGGCACAAATACCAAAACCTGgagcatcccagcagcagcaagatCTTCTCATTAGAGTtcagggttttctttttgaCCCAGGCAATGCAAAGCACACAAACAATGAAAGCATTTATTGACATGCCCACAAACACCTCCAGGGTGATGATGGCCACAGTTGTGGCCCCATATGAAGTGACATTGAATTCCTGTGGAG from Agelaius phoeniceus isolate bAgePho1 chromosome 3, bAgePho1.hap1, whole genome shotgun sequence harbors:
- the LOC129118794 gene encoding taste receptor type 2 member 2-like, which gives rise to MGACYPPQQFNITVYGPMALAIITVEAFPGMWINAFIICLLCIALVKKKTLNSNEKILLLLGCSRFWYLCFSWLHVFVSEIFPYYLQVHPIFPLLQGSYSFCNCSNLWVSACLCGFYCIKIANFRNSFFIYLKVKIDRMVPWLLLGSLMFSLIIGILVYNTIDKAICKNLNFTCPEELWKATIDIEERFFHLYFLTGFVLAASFLVVIFAAVFLLFSLWRHKCKMQTNSMNSLSMDAHIRAMKSILSFFIMYSINFMFLILTLVYSMDYQSHVLFLSFSIQHAYPGVHSLILILSNPKLEKTLLRILSCVKCKLCMR
- the LOC129118861 gene encoding taste receptor type 2 member 9-like translates to MGACYPPQEFNVTSYGATTVAIITLEVFVGMSINAFIVCVLCIAWVKKKTLNSNEKILLLLGCSRFWYLCLTWIYRFLSMIYPNFLQVQTIRQLIRSLATFFNYSNLWVSACLCGFYCIKIANFRNSFFIYLKVKIDRMVPWLLLGSETVALAISIFIADLSETLQRNNITSTCQGNFWEVTIRKDIHLFSTFLLSGFVFAASFLVVIFAAVFLLFSLWRHKRTMQTSSMKDLSMDAHIRAMKSVLSFLVMYSINFVCLVLTIIYATKKENIMKLLLYIYLCAFPAVHSLILIFSNPKLEKALLKILSCERMCEFFIK